In Paraglaciecola sp. T6c, the sequence TGTGAAAACATGCCTGATGCCAATGCGTATCGCCCTGGTGACATTTTAACCACCATGTCAGGTCAAACCGTTGAAGTGCTAAATACTGATGCCGAAGGCCGTTTGGTACTGTGCGATGCTTTAACTTATGTTGAACGCTTCGACCCAGAATTGGTTATTGATGTAGCCACCTTAACCGGTGCCTGCGTTATCGCTCTTGGTCACCACGCGACGGGTGTATTCAGTAATCATAATCCTCTTGCCCATGAGTTAGTAAATGCATCAGAGCAAAGTGGCGACAAAGCTTGGCGCATGCCGCTGTGGGATGAATACCAAGACCAACTTGAAAGCCCATTCGCTGATATGACCAACTTAGGCGGTCGCCCAGCGGGCTCAATTACCGCTGCTTGTTTCTTGTCGCGCTTCACGCGTAAGTACAACTGGGCGCACATGGACATCGCAGGTACAGCTTGGGTTGGCGGTAAAGAAAAAGGCTCTACTGGTCGCCCTGTACCTATGCTATCTCAGTTCTTAATGAACCGAGCAGGCATTGAGTCAGAAGATTAGTCAGCCAATAATAAACGGATAACCTGATGTCAAAGGTCACGTTTTACCTGCTTGAGCAAGAAGCAGAAGCAACCAGCCAACAGCCAGCGCACCTTGCGCTGGCTTGTCAATTGGCGGCCCAGTGTTTTAGCAATAAACAGCGCTGTGTGGTGATGTGCCAAAGTCAGGCACAAGCAGAACAATTCGATGAGCTGTTATGGCAACTGCCTAACGATCGTTTTGTGCCGCACAACCTCACTGGTGAAGGCCCACAAGCGGGTACGCCTGTTGAAATTTGCTGGCAACGCCCAAGCCAATTTAATAAGCCGGTACTGATTAATTTGGCTGACAACATGCCTGATTTTCATGGCAAATTCAGTCGAATTTATGATTTTGTACCCGCCGCGGATGCGCTAAAGCAGCAAGCTCGTGAGCGCTATAAGCATTATCGCGCCGCAGGCCACCAACTAGATACGTTACCCAGCACTGAGTTACTCAACTCACTCGCTGGTCATTAGTCATCGCAATAACGAGACCCAACACCATGGATAAAACATTTAGCCCACAAAACATTGAACAGCAATGCTACCAAGCGTGGGAAGATAAAGGCTATTTTAAAGCCAGCGGCGAAGGCCAACCTTACTGCATATTACTACCGCCCCCCAACGTGACTGGCAGCTTACACATGGGCCATGGTTTTCAACAAACCATCATGGATACGCTAACTCGTTATCACCGTATGAAGGGTGACAATACCTTATGGCAATGCGGTACCGACCACGCGGGCATTGCCACGCAGATGGTGGTAGAACGTCAGTTAAACGCCCAAGGTAAAACCCGTCACGACTTAGGTCGTGAAGCGTTCGTTGAAAAAATTTGGGACTGGAAGAAAGAATCTGGTGGCAACATAACCCAACAGATGCGCCGTTTAGGTACGTCACCCGATTGGGATCGTGAAGTATTCACCATGGATGACGACTTATCGGAAGCCGTGAACGAAGTATTTGTTCGCTTGCACGAAGAAGGCCTGATTTACCGCGGCAAACGCTTAGTCAACTGGGATCCGGTATTGCACACTGCGGTATCAGATTTAGAAGTACTTAGCGAAGAAGAAAATGGCTTCATGTGGCATATGCGCTACCCATTAGCCGATGGCACAGGTGAGCTGATTGTCGCCACCACGCGCCCCGAAACCATGCTGGGTGACACAGCCGTTGCGGTTCACCCTGATGATGAGCGTTACCAAGGCTTTATCGGTAAGCAAATCAAGCTGCCGATTACAGGCCGTCTTATTCCGATCATCGCAGATGACTACGTTGAGCAAGACTTCGGTACTGGCTGCGTAAAAATTACCCCTGCCCATGATTTCAACGATTACGACATGGGTAAACGTCATAACCTAGAGATGATAAACATTCTCACCGATGACGCCAAAATTAACGATGTTGCC encodes:
- a CDS encoding DNA polymerase III subunit chi, which codes for MSKVTFYLLEQEAEATSQQPAHLALACQLAAQCFSNKQRCVVMCQSQAQAEQFDELLWQLPNDRFVPHNLTGEGPQAGTPVEICWQRPSQFNKPVLINLADNMPDFHGKFSRIYDFVPAADALKQQARERYKHYRAAGHQLDTLPSTELLNSLAGH